The genomic region GACAATACCTCAAGATTTAAAACATGTTACGGCCTCTCTTGGGGCAACTCGTTTGGAAACAGCCCGTGTCATGATTAAATATATAAAACCAGGGCTTTTTACAGCGGTGCTATTGGCATTTGGACGTGCTATTGGCGATGTTGCCGGTGTTCTGTTAACCACGGGTTTCAGCGATAATTTACCAAAATATATCGACGAGCCGACCGCGACACTGCCGCTAGCGATATTCTTCCAGCTGAGCAGCCCTATCCCGGAAGTGCAAGGCCGCGCGTATGCCTCCGCATTAGTATTAACTATCATTATCTTAATCATCGTTTTATGCTCACATATCCTAGCGTCGAAGCAGAAAAAGCACAAGATCTAAGCCGTATCGTCCTTCCAAAGATTCAGATCAAGGATTTGAACGTTACGGTAGAGGGAAAACAGATTCTGAAGAATATCAGTCTTGATATCCCAAATAATTCGATTACCTCGATTATAGGTCCGTCTGGCTGCGGAAAAACGACGCTATTGAAAACTTTGAACCGACTGCTAGACGATCAGAAAGACGTGGAAGTAACAGGCTCTGTTTTGGTTAATAATGAGGATATCTATGCGCCTGGTGCAGAAGTGACTCACATCCGTAAAAAAATGGGATTGCTTTCCCAAAAGCCATTTCCATTACCGATGTCCATATTTGATAACATAGCTTACGGACCAAAAATCCACGGTATTCGAGATAAAAAGACTTTAAAAGCGATTGTTGAACAGCAATTGGTTAACGTAGGTTTATGGGATGAGGTAAAAGATCGTTTGGATGCTTCTGCGACACGTTTATCTATCGGACAGCAACAACGGCTATGCTTGGCACGCGGACTTGCTGTGGAGCCTGAAATCATCTTAGGCGACGAGTCTACCTCCGCCTTAGATCCCATTTCAACACAAACAATTGAAAATTTACTGATTCAACTTAAAGAAGATTATACCATTGTCTTAGTAACCCATATCCTACGCCAGGCCCGTAGAGTGTCTGACTATATCCTTTTCTTATATAACGGTGAAATCATCGAGTTCGGAAAAACAGAGGATGTTTTACTCAATCCACAAAACGAAATAACCAAACAATACGTGAAGGGTTATATTTCTTAATTTGGCAATTAATAATTCATATATTCAAAACGAAGGGGATGCTCGCTTGAACATTCCCTCTCTATTTAAGATCTTGTTTCGTTTTCAGGTCCTTCTTCGATAACCTCTGCGATTTCCTTGATTCCGTCTTCGTCAGAATCCACACGGAAAGGCGCTGCTTCGTCAAATTCACCTTCCCATTTCGCTACCACAACCGTCGCTAAACAGTTACCAATAACGTTCACCGATGTTCTAGCCATATCCATCAACTCATCAATACCTAAGATCGCTGCGATCACGAATACCGGCAATCCAAACTGATCCGCCGTAGCAATCAGTACGATTAAAGATGCTCTAGGAACAGCGGCAACACCTTTAGAAGTAATCATTAAGGTAAAGGCAATCGCCAATTGCTGTCCAAAAGACAAATCAATACCGGCTGCTTGCGCAACGAAAATCGATGCTAAGGACAAGTAAAGCGAAGTTCCATCGAGGTTAAAGCTATATCCCGTCGGGATAACGAAAGAAACAATTCGACGCGGAACCCCAAATTTCTCCATTGCGCTCATCGCTTTCGGAAGCGCAGCATCCGAGCTAGTCGTCGCAAAGGCAATAGAAACAGGTTCTTTTATCGCATTAACAAATTGTTTTACAGGTACTTTTAAATACAATGCCACCGGTAGCAAAACCACCAGTAAGAACATGATTAAGGCTAGGTAAAGGGTTGCCAAAAGCATGAATAGGTTTTTAAGGATATCGACCCCTAGGTGTCCAACCGTATAAGCCATCGCTGCACCCACACCAATTGGCGCGAAAAGCATCACCAAATTGGTGAATTTGAACATGGCTTCCGATAAACTCTCCGTGAAATCGACGAGCGGCTTTCGCTTTTTCTCTTCGACCATCGCTAAGCCGATACCAAAGATTACCGCAAAAACTACAATCTGTAATACTTTATTCTCATAAATAGACTTCACGATATTCTCAGGGAATGTGTCTCTAAAGAATGTCGTGAACTTAAATAACCAATGTGCACTTTCGTCGATATGCTCTAAAGCCACCTTATCGGCTTCCGAAACGGCCGAAGTTGTTGGAAGCTCTTCATGTGGCATGTGTTCAATATCAATACCGACACCCGCCTGTGTTAGGTTGATTGCCGCCAAACCGATGAAGATCGCACAAGTTGTCGCTAAGAAAAAGTATAGCATGGATTTCCAAGCCATACGCCCTACCTGCTTCAAATCGGAGTGTCCAGCAATACCAAATACCAAAGTCGAGAAGAGAATTGGCCCAACAATAGTTTTCACGAGCTTGATAAAGCCTTGACTTAAAGGTTGTAATGCACGTGCAGCATTCGGTAAATCAAGACCGATAAAGATACCAAGGATCATACAAGTCAAAATCCATGTGGTAAGATTTCGACGAACCAAGGCATTCATAACCAATACGGCAGCAGTAACCCAACGTACCACAACCATAACCGTAGCCGGAACAGCAACAATGTTAAATTCGTATAGTAAGGTGATAATAGAGGCTATCGCAATGGTTATTAATAGAATATATCCCGTTGTTTTTTTAGACATGTAGTTAATTTAGGGGTTATGTTATTCGTTATTTTCAATTTTC from Sphingobacterium sp. BN32 harbors:
- a CDS encoding phosphate ABC transporter ATP-binding protein; this translates as MLTYPSVEAEKAQDLSRIVLPKIQIKDLNVTVEGKQILKNISLDIPNNSITSIIGPSGCGKTTLLKTLNRLLDDQKDVEVTGSVLVNNEDIYAPGAEVTHIRKKMGLLSQKPFPLPMSIFDNIAYGPKIHGIRDKKTLKAIVEQQLVNVGLWDEVKDRLDASATRLSIGQQQRLCLARGLAVEPEIILGDESTSALDPISTQTIENLLIQLKEDYTIVLVTHILRQARRVSDYILFLYNGEIIEFGKTEDVLLNPQNEITKQYVKGYIS
- a CDS encoding dicarboxylate/amino acid:cation symporter, with product MSKKTTGYILLITIAIASIITLLYEFNIVAVPATVMVVVRWVTAAVLVMNALVRRNLTTWILTCMILGIFIGLDLPNAARALQPLSQGFIKLVKTIVGPILFSTLVFGIAGHSDLKQVGRMAWKSMLYFFLATTCAIFIGLAAINLTQAGVGIDIEHMPHEELPTTSAVSEADKVALEHIDESAHWLFKFTTFFRDTFPENIVKSIYENKVLQIVVFAVIFGIGLAMVEEKKRKPLVDFTESLSEAMFKFTNLVMLFAPIGVGAAMAYTVGHLGVDILKNLFMLLATLYLALIMFLLVVLLPVALYLKVPVKQFVNAIKEPVSIAFATTSSDAALPKAMSAMEKFGVPRRIVSFVIPTGYSFNLDGTSLYLSLASIFVAQAAGIDLSFGQQLAIAFTLMITSKGVAAVPRASLIVLIATADQFGLPVFVIAAILGIDELMDMARTSVNVIGNCLATVVVAKWEGEFDEAAPFRVDSDEDGIKEIAEVIEEGPENETRS